A portion of the Sebastes fasciatus isolate fSebFas1 chromosome 2, fSebFas1.pri, whole genome shotgun sequence genome contains these proteins:
- the tpcn2 gene encoding two pore channel protein 2 isoform X2, with the protein MESDSLLTGTVNGASEDYGSLPGKEHGGAPGSSNSSRRKMSYEVAGQSCGVESDSGEDLYIQQAVVLIEDAIQYRSINHRVDARSLCLYRWYYSRIFQWGLGLTIAVVLLLAFLERPSSMSMSSDPRHRSPPWEPPCGLTEGIEMVCLVIFALDLAVKSYLIGWEEFRKNKWLIGYMVVITFSIIDWMLSVSMVCDETLRVRRLLRPFFLLQNSSLMKKTLKCIKRTLPEIASVILLLALHLCLFTMIGMLLFAKSEDPEKNGEWRLHFRDLPSSLTSLLVLLTTANNPDVMIPAYSLNRGNSIFFVLFSVIGTYCLMNLLTAIIYNQFRGYLLLSVQTSIIRRRLGIRAAFQVLSCQGAQRAAEEHVGVDVVLKVMSGVHMKSYYRAAITKEAGRYADVGYLDREQFRKIFDELDKDRIKEHPPLPQYNSPVLQRLQVVFSHYYVTILGNAVALANVICICTVLVLNSEKSTTERDNFIIEIINLCFILYYLFEMCVKIFAFGWKGYLSYRNNIFDGFLTILLLILQITIYITYRLPYSQWDPSHGVISLWEMVRLINMLIVFRFLRIIPDIKLMALVASTLLDLVKNLRAFAGILLVVYYVFAVIGIWLFEGAIKPPPDMSVVSNSSMENVTSNFSMECGTYEQLEYWPNNFDDFAASIILLYDVMIVNNWQAFMDAYSRYTTEWSKIYFVCWWLTSSVMWVNLFVALILENFIYRWDRSHSCSVTDVERIRYETSVQLMFREQIQEPTEEELLCQLHQHPHLHLDW; encoded by the exons TACCGGTCCATCAACCACCGGGTGGACGCCCGCTCGCTGTGCCTGTATCGATGGTACTACTCCAGGATATTCCAGTG GGGTTTGGGCCTAACCATCGCGGTGGTGTTGCTGCTGGCGTTCTTGGAGCGCCCGTCCTCCATGTCCATGTCCTCGGACCCCCGGCATCGCTCTCCTCCCTGGGAGCCTCCCTGCGGCCTCACCGAAGGCATCGAGATGGTCTGCCTTGTCATCTTCGCTCTCGATCTCGCCGTTAAG AGCTACCTGATTGGCTGGGAGGAGTTCAGAAAGAACAAGTGGCTGATCGGCTACATGGTAGTCATTACATTCTCCATCATCGACTGGATGTTGTCTGTCAGCATGGTGTGTGATGAG ACACTTCGAGTACGGCGACTCCTCCGGCCGTTCTTCCTCCTGCAGAACTCTTCCCTGATGAAAAAGACGCTGAAGTGCATCAAGAGGACTCTGCCAGAGATCGCCAG TGTCATCCTGCTGTTGGCGCTCCACCTCTGCCTCTTCACTATGATCGGCATGCTGCTGTTTGCTAAAAGCGAG GATCCAGAGAAGAACGGGGAGTGGAGGTTACATTTCAGAGACCTGCCGAGCTCTCTGACCTCTCTGCTGGTGCTGCTCACCACGGCCAACAACCCAGATG TGATGATCCCTGCCTACTCCCTAAACAGAGGCAACTCCATTTTCTTTGTCCTCTTCAGTGTGATTG GAACCTACTGTCTGATGAACTTACTGACGGCCATCATCTATAACCAGTTCAGGGGATATTTACTG TTGTCGGTCCAGACGTCCATCATCAGGAGACGACTGGGGATCCGAGCTGCTTTCCAAGTCCTCAGCTGTCAGGGAGCCCAACGAGCTGCTGA GGAGCATGTGGGTGTTGATGTGGTGCTGAAGGTGATGTCCGGGGTCCACATGAAGAGCTACTACAGAGCGGCCATCACTAAG GAGGCGGGGCGGTATGCAGATGTGGGCTACCTGGATCGAGAGCAGTTCAGGAAGATATTTGACGAGCTGGATAAAGATCGCATTAAGGAG CACCCTCCCTTGCCCCAGTACAACTCTCCAGTCCTGCAGAGGCTCCAGGTGGTCTTCAGTCACTACTATGTCACTATACTTGGCAACGCGGTGGCTCTGGCCAATGTCATATGCATATGT accgTCCTGGTGTTGAATTCAGAAAAGTCcacgacagagagagacaacTTCATCATAGAG ATCATCAACCTGTGCTTCATCCTATACTACCTGTTTGAAATGTGCGTGAAGATCTTTGCCTTCGGCTGGAAAGGATACCTGTCCTACAGGAACAACATCTTTGACGGCTTCCtcaccatcctgctgctg ATCCTACAGATCACTATATATATCACCTACAGGCTTCCTTACTCTCAGTG GGACCCGTCCCATGGTGTAATATCTCTGTGGGAGATGGTTCGTCTGATCAACATGCTGATTGTGTTCCGCTTCCTGCGCATCATCCCTGATATCAAG CTCATGGCTTTGGTCGCGAGTACGCTGTTGGACCTGGTGAAAAACCTCCGAGCCTTTGCAGGGATACTGCTG GTTGTGTACTATGTGTTTGCTGTGATTGGGATCTGGCTGTTTGAGGGAGCCATTAAACCTCCTCCAGACATGAG TGTGGTCTCCAACTCCTCCATGGAGAACGTCACCTCTAACTTCAGCATGGAGTGCGGCACCTACGAGCAGCTGGAATACTGGCCGAACAACTTTGATGACTTCGCT gcaTCCATCATTTTGCTGTACGATGTCATGATAGTCAACAACTGGCAGGCCTTCATGGATGCATACAGCAGATACACCACTGA GTGGTCGAAGATCTACTTTGTGTGTTGGTGGCTCACCTCCTCCGTCATGTGGGTCAACTTGTTTGTGGCGCTCATCTTAGAG AACTTCATCTACCGGTGGGACCGTAGTCACAGCTGCTCTGTTACAGATGTGGAGAGGATTCGATATGAAACATCTGTTCAGCTCATGTTCAG AGAGCAGATTCAGGAACCAACGGAAGAGGAATTACTATGTCAACTACACCAACACCCCCACTTACACCTAGACTggtga
- the tpcn2 gene encoding two pore channel protein 2 isoform X1 — MESDSLLTGTVNGASEDYGSLPGKEHGGAPGSSNSSRRKMSYEVAGQSCGVESDSDDRDLYIQQAVVLIEDAIQYRSINHRVDARSLCLYRWYYSRIFQWGLGLTIAVVLLLAFLERPSSMSMSSDPRHRSPPWEPPCGLTEGIEMVCLVIFALDLAVKSYLIGWEEFRKNKWLIGYMVVITFSIIDWMLSVSMVCDETLRVRRLLRPFFLLQNSSLMKKTLKCIKRTLPEIASVILLLALHLCLFTMIGMLLFAKSEDPEKNGEWRLHFRDLPSSLTSLLVLLTTANNPDVMIPAYSLNRGNSIFFVLFSVIGTYCLMNLLTAIIYNQFRGYLLLSVQTSIIRRRLGIRAAFQVLSCQGAQRAAEEHVGVDVVLKVMSGVHMKSYYRAAITKEAGRYADVGYLDREQFRKIFDELDKDRIKEHPPLPQYNSPVLQRLQVVFSHYYVTILGNAVALANVICICTVLVLNSEKSTTERDNFIIEIINLCFILYYLFEMCVKIFAFGWKGYLSYRNNIFDGFLTILLLILQITIYITYRLPYSQWDPSHGVISLWEMVRLINMLIVFRFLRIIPDIKLMALVASTLLDLVKNLRAFAGILLVVYYVFAVIGIWLFEGAIKPPPDMSVVSNSSMENVTSNFSMECGTYEQLEYWPNNFDDFAASIILLYDVMIVNNWQAFMDAYSRYTTEWSKIYFVCWWLTSSVMWVNLFVALILENFIYRWDRSHSCSVTDVERIRYETSVQLMFREQIQEPTEEELLCQLHQHPHLHLDW, encoded by the exons TACCGGTCCATCAACCACCGGGTGGACGCCCGCTCGCTGTGCCTGTATCGATGGTACTACTCCAGGATATTCCAGTG GGGTTTGGGCCTAACCATCGCGGTGGTGTTGCTGCTGGCGTTCTTGGAGCGCCCGTCCTCCATGTCCATGTCCTCGGACCCCCGGCATCGCTCTCCTCCCTGGGAGCCTCCCTGCGGCCTCACCGAAGGCATCGAGATGGTCTGCCTTGTCATCTTCGCTCTCGATCTCGCCGTTAAG AGCTACCTGATTGGCTGGGAGGAGTTCAGAAAGAACAAGTGGCTGATCGGCTACATGGTAGTCATTACATTCTCCATCATCGACTGGATGTTGTCTGTCAGCATGGTGTGTGATGAG ACACTTCGAGTACGGCGACTCCTCCGGCCGTTCTTCCTCCTGCAGAACTCTTCCCTGATGAAAAAGACGCTGAAGTGCATCAAGAGGACTCTGCCAGAGATCGCCAG TGTCATCCTGCTGTTGGCGCTCCACCTCTGCCTCTTCACTATGATCGGCATGCTGCTGTTTGCTAAAAGCGAG GATCCAGAGAAGAACGGGGAGTGGAGGTTACATTTCAGAGACCTGCCGAGCTCTCTGACCTCTCTGCTGGTGCTGCTCACCACGGCCAACAACCCAGATG TGATGATCCCTGCCTACTCCCTAAACAGAGGCAACTCCATTTTCTTTGTCCTCTTCAGTGTGATTG GAACCTACTGTCTGATGAACTTACTGACGGCCATCATCTATAACCAGTTCAGGGGATATTTACTG TTGTCGGTCCAGACGTCCATCATCAGGAGACGACTGGGGATCCGAGCTGCTTTCCAAGTCCTCAGCTGTCAGGGAGCCCAACGAGCTGCTGA GGAGCATGTGGGTGTTGATGTGGTGCTGAAGGTGATGTCCGGGGTCCACATGAAGAGCTACTACAGAGCGGCCATCACTAAG GAGGCGGGGCGGTATGCAGATGTGGGCTACCTGGATCGAGAGCAGTTCAGGAAGATATTTGACGAGCTGGATAAAGATCGCATTAAGGAG CACCCTCCCTTGCCCCAGTACAACTCTCCAGTCCTGCAGAGGCTCCAGGTGGTCTTCAGTCACTACTATGTCACTATACTTGGCAACGCGGTGGCTCTGGCCAATGTCATATGCATATGT accgTCCTGGTGTTGAATTCAGAAAAGTCcacgacagagagagacaacTTCATCATAGAG ATCATCAACCTGTGCTTCATCCTATACTACCTGTTTGAAATGTGCGTGAAGATCTTTGCCTTCGGCTGGAAAGGATACCTGTCCTACAGGAACAACATCTTTGACGGCTTCCtcaccatcctgctgctg ATCCTACAGATCACTATATATATCACCTACAGGCTTCCTTACTCTCAGTG GGACCCGTCCCATGGTGTAATATCTCTGTGGGAGATGGTTCGTCTGATCAACATGCTGATTGTGTTCCGCTTCCTGCGCATCATCCCTGATATCAAG CTCATGGCTTTGGTCGCGAGTACGCTGTTGGACCTGGTGAAAAACCTCCGAGCCTTTGCAGGGATACTGCTG GTTGTGTACTATGTGTTTGCTGTGATTGGGATCTGGCTGTTTGAGGGAGCCATTAAACCTCCTCCAGACATGAG TGTGGTCTCCAACTCCTCCATGGAGAACGTCACCTCTAACTTCAGCATGGAGTGCGGCACCTACGAGCAGCTGGAATACTGGCCGAACAACTTTGATGACTTCGCT gcaTCCATCATTTTGCTGTACGATGTCATGATAGTCAACAACTGGCAGGCCTTCATGGATGCATACAGCAGATACACCACTGA GTGGTCGAAGATCTACTTTGTGTGTTGGTGGCTCACCTCCTCCGTCATGTGGGTCAACTTGTTTGTGGCGCTCATCTTAGAG AACTTCATCTACCGGTGGGACCGTAGTCACAGCTGCTCTGTTACAGATGTGGAGAGGATTCGATATGAAACATCTGTTCAGCTCATGTTCAG AGAGCAGATTCAGGAACCAACGGAAGAGGAATTACTATGTCAACTACACCAACACCCCCACTTACACCTAGACTggtga